The DNA window AGCGCGGTGCCGGCGCCGATGCTGCCCTTGGTGGTCAGCCCGACGTGCGGCACCAGCACGTCGGCCCCGGCCTCGGTCATGGCCCGCGCCTGCTCCTCGTCGAAGACGTAGGGGGCGGTGAGCAGGTCGCGCTCGCGGGCCAGCCGGATCAGCTCGACCTCCAGGCCGAAGCCCATGCCGGTCTCCTCCAGGTTCTGCCGGAAGGTGCCGTCGTACAGGCCGACGGTCGGGAAGTTCTGCACGCCGGTGAAGCCCATGGCCTTGAGCTGGTCGAGGAAGTACGGCATGACCCGGAACGGGTCGGTTCCGCACACCCCGGCCAGCACCGGCGTGTCCCGGACCACCGGCAGCACCTCGGCGGCCATCTCCACGACGATCTGGTTCGCGTCGCCGTACGGCAGCAGCCCGGCCAGCGAGCCCCGCCCCGCCATGCGGTAGCGGCCGGAGTTGTAGATGATGATCAGGTCGACGCCGCCGGCCTCGGCGCACTTGGCCGACAGCCCGGTGCCGGCGCCCGCGCCGATCACGGCGCGGCCGGCGGCGGCCGTCGCGCGCAGCCGGCCGAGGACGTCCTGCCGGTTCATGAGGCACCTCCGGTGATCAGCTCGTGCAGCCGGTCGGCC is part of the Nonomuraea coxensis DSM 45129 genome and encodes:
- a CDS encoding phosphoenolpyruvate hydrolase family protein; the protein is MNRQDVLGRLRATAAAGRAVIGAGAGTGLSAKCAEAGGVDLIIIYNSGRYRMAGRGSLAGLLPYGDANQIVVEMAAEVLPVVRDTPVLAGVCGTDPFRVMPYFLDQLKAMGFTGVQNFPTVGLYDGTFRQNLEETGMGFGLEVELIRLARERDLLTAPYVFDEEQARAMTEAGADVLVPHVGLTTKGSIGAGTALSLDEAAERVQAMRDAAVAVRPDVLVLCHGGPIAEPEDAAYVLARTEGVAGFFGASSVERLPTERAITEQVRAFTSLRPGG